The genome window ATGCCCTCATTGCtttaaacccttggaaggcttatagaCCTTGATGGGGTCCCTCATATTGTTTTCAAAAGctccaccttgcctggccaaactcttccagcTGTCTCTCAActtgtacttttctttcttgctggaagtttgcctacattcagcctgttcttaaAAAGAACGACTGTTTTAATCCTTCAAATtactgccctatagctttaatctcttgcttttctaaagtctttgaatctatcctcaataggaagattctttatcatctgtcacttcacaatcttctatctgatcatcagtatggcttccatcaaagccgctctactggtgatcttctttactgagtcttggtcatccacttttagaaattttggtgaaacttttgttgttgccttagacatatcaaaggtTTTCCATATAGTCTGACACAAAGCTTCAATCTCAAATCTACCCTCCTATggtttccatctttccttctccaactttatctcaagtttcctctgaCCGTTTTATTGCTACTTTcatagatggccactgttcacctaaatctattaacagtggtgttcctcaggattctgtcgTATCACCCTCTTTCACGGCGTCcctttgtacaagggccttatccgccccagTGTGTAATAGTCTAcatagggtgaaatcaaaagcttttcgtctcatcacttcccctcctctgactaactgtcttcaacctttttcttaccgccgaaatgttgcatctctttctatcttatatcgctattttcatgctaactgttctactgatcttgctaactgcatgcctctcctcctcctgtggcctcgctgtacaagactttcttcttcctctcatccctattctgtctaactaTCTAACGCAACaggtaaccagtactctcaatcattcatacctttcactggaactccctccctgcatctgtatttccgacttcctacgacttgtcttcttttaagagggaggtttcgaggcatttgctccctaagtttggctgacgcttttcctctttgtagagaggccctgggctttttttttttttttgcccttggttggcctctttcacacacacacacacacacacacacacacacacacacatatatatatatatatatatatatatatatatatatatatatatatatatatatatatatatatatatatatatatatatatatatatatatatatatatatacacacacacacacacacacacacacacacactataacaaATTAACTGtgtatgctcttttttttcggAAAACATGTTTGCTCTCATAAttattctaactttttttttttttcgaccaAACTCTCAGTAGCAGAGCTCACCGCCTAGAGGAAGGACGTGCCTTGCTGCTACGGGAGTGAGCCTGACAGCGACGTAATGCCAATAAGCGAATGTTGCGCAAACAGTCGGCCGCCGCCTCCTGAACTACATCATCTTCAGATCCCAGCATTTCCAGAAGAAGCTGGAAAATAAGATATTAGGGTATGTCATGCggttattttactctctctctctctctctctctctctctctctctctctctctctctctctctctctctctctctctctctctctctctctctctctctctctctctctctctctctctctctctctctctctctctctctctctctctctctctctctctctctctctctctctctctctctctctctctctctctctctctctctctctctctctctcttctctcttctatcttttcatcttttcaaagATTATAGAAATCGATTGAACTAAATATATTGAAGACGATAGAACTAAACAAATATTTCAATgaaaataactataaaaaataattgCGTTTTCTTTGGTTGAGGATTTAGAATCAAATGCTGACATAAAAAAGACAAGCAGAGAAAACCTGCTTTTCTCTCCTGGTGAAGTGAACAATTTGTGGCTAACCACCCATGAGGCAAAATTGTGttcatcttttcattgttttcataatCCAGTACATAAAGAACGCATCCTTCATAAATACATAGAGAAAATACAATATAAGGGACATTGCAATGGAAATTTACCTACGTTATAATTAGTGTTTAATGGACACTTGAATAGATCTTCTGCTTTGCTGAATTACTCACCGGCACGGCACCGCTCTGATGGAGCGTAACACAGTTCTCTGGTTCTAGAGAAAGGCGATGTAATGCTCGGCAGGTTGGCCTCCTAATGGTGCTGTCGTCTGTTTCAAGGTATCTGGAAGATGCAGGCTgactcagtacacacacacacacacacacacacacacacacacacacacacacttgctgtgtttgtgtaattcacctcggtcgtctgctggtcacccagtcagtcttccccattacggagcgagctcaaagctcatagaccgatcttcgggtgggactgagaccacaacacactccacacaccgggaaagcgaggtcacaacccctcgagttacatcccgtacctatttattgctaggtgaacaggggctacacattaagaggcttgtccatttgcctcgccacctccggtattcgaacctggaccctcccgagtgtgagtcgagcgtgctaaccactacactacgcggtgtgtgtgtgtgtgtgtgtttcactgtttgatctgctgcagtctctgacgagacagccaggcgttaccctacggagcgagctcagagctcattatttccgatcttcggataggcctgagaccaggcacacaccacacaccgggacaacaaggtcacaactcctcgatttacatcccgtacctactcactgctaggtgaacaggggctacacgtgaaaggagacacacccggccggggaatcgaaccccggtcctctggcatgtgaagccagcgctctaaccactgagctaccgggcgtgtgtgtgtgtgtgtgtgtgtgtgtgtgtgtgtaattcacctcggtcgtctgctggtcacccagccagtcttccccattatggagcgaactcaagagctcatagaccaatatctttgggtaggac of Portunus trituberculatus isolate SZX2019 chromosome 37, ASM1759143v1, whole genome shotgun sequence contains these proteins:
- the LOC123514156 gene encoding outer dynein arm-docking complex subunit 2-like, which gives rise to MPNTIISVMLSAHKEATVIPRKISIYLLRSSQVPMAKCQRPLRFENDSLRPFLAEAIAACCVSRETGLLFGQAGAVAPLVQYLETDDSTIRRPTCRALHRLSLEPENCVTLHQSGAVPLLLEMLGSEDDVVQEAAADCLRNIRLLALRRCQAHSRSSKARPSSRR